The region TTGTAGGTAGATCAAAAGTCTCGAAGTCAGCTTGCTGGAAGTGTGTTTCTGCAAGCCTTTAAGTGGTACAATAgcctagagttagtctaggtgtattagtggtccttggCTAGACTTGGTCAAGTGGAGGTGCTTGCAATCGAAGTATTGCAAGTGCAGAGGGACTATGAAGGTTAGTTTCTAGGTTGCAAAAGCGTTATTATAAGGATAAgagattatgggagttagttcctagcttacgatagagttgcaacctgaagttgctcgtgtagtggagttaAAATCCTACTGGTGCagggtcgtggtttttaatcccttgagcaaggagtttttcacggtaaTGTCCTGTGTCCTTCACtcactgcattgcataagggaactggtactcaACTAAGTCCCTTCACATTGTGTCTGGTGGATGCTAGCATTTCaataattggtatcagagcaggctctttctaaaaggttaactcATTGAAAGGATCCTTTTCGTGGCTAGCTCATCAAACCAAACGAAGGGTAAGTGTATCTCAAAACCACCAAGATTCAGTGCAGAACACTATAACTGGTAGAAGGCTAAAATGGAAAAATTCATCACTGCTGAGGACCCAGAGCTATGGGACATTATCTCTGATGGCCTTTCTACTCATGCACAAGATAGATATACCCTGCAAAAGGATAAAAAGGCTAAAAGGATTCTTCTTCGAAGCTTTGGATCAGGTCAATACAACTTAGTTGTCTTTTATAAGACAACAAAGGATATCTGGGTGGCTCTCAAAAGTACACAAAATAGTTTTGACAAGTTCACAAAGTTTGAACTTCTCAAGATAAAAAATAACGAAACCGTGCAAGATCTAGAAAGGAGAAAGTTGAAAGAAGAAGACAGTCGGAACCACAAGGCAGCTGCTGAAAGAAACTCAAGTGAGGAGGAGTCTGACTCGAACTGTTTAAATTAAGGACACAAAAAGAAAGCTCGAATAAATAGTCAGTCTTGAAAAGAAAActcagaaaaatcaagagaacaACGTTGTTGTTTCAAGTGTGGGGAACCTGGCCACATTATTAGAACTTGTCCTTCTCACAAGCAGAGTGCTAGGAAGGATATTTTTGACGGATCTAAAGATGGGAACGTCCAAAGCAAAATGTTCATAATAGACGACAATGAGGCTTCAAAAAATGAATCAACGTGTGCACTCATGGGCAGTTCTGACTCGGAcggtgaagatgaagatgttGAGGTAAACTTCTTTGAAGTTCAAAAGAACTTAAAAAATTACTCTCAAATAAAGTTGATGTCCTTGGCAAATGCTCTAATCGATGCCTTTCATAGtcttgttaaagaaaagagTTTTCTCTATGAGGAAATCAACGAGTTGGAACTTGAAAGAGACGATATGGGAGCATCCATTGCAGATCTTGAAAATCAAATTGCTAAAGTAACAAGAGAAAACTCTCTGTTAAAGAATCAATGGATGAATactccaaaagaaaaggaagaagccTGTGAGGCTcaaattgaattggaaaatgAGCTTCAGAAATTCAAAGTGAAATTCGCCTCTAAGCTAGAAAAGAACAGACAACTACATGAGGATCTAAAAGGGATTCGTATTTCTTTAGACAAATCTCTTAATTGGTCCTAGTCAATGAATGAGACTGCTCCTACAGTCATGATTGAGTGTGAAGGCAAGAAGAAAATTAACGTTCAGGACAACAAAACTCCTAACAACCCTCTTAAAAAAATTGATGTTAAGAGTGGAAATCGTTTGAATACACACAATGCTTAGAGAAATTGCCGCAAGGATGCCTTCAGAATTAGACATCACTATCTTCAGGAAATAaagaaatccatcaaatggaaACTCAAAATAAAGGGCGTTGGTCTCTAGGTAAAGAAGAAGGTGTTGCCTGCATGGACAAAGAAGGATCTGATTCATCCGTTTGATCATGATAAGGGACACAAATTAATTTGGGTGCCTAAGTCTGATAAATAACTCTGTCGAAAGGCTTGAGTGAGAGGAGGCAGTAAAAAGGGATACTTAGTGTGGCTTAAATATTAGTCTGCGCCGAACAAAAATAAATCAAGCCCTTGTTCTCACTCAAGACCTACCAAAATGAGAGTGTATCTTTTGGATTGTGGCAAAACTGGCTCTACACTCTCCCACATATGAGAAACTTGTTGTGCTCCCCCCAAAGGTTCCTCTACATGATTGGCAATGACAAGAGTAAAGGTATATAGGGGAAATATTAGGATGATCGAAGTATTGAAGAGTTTGCTTTTCCCAAAATTTATGGCGATCCTATTTTGTCAAAAAACCTGGTTCCCTAgactcaggttagtagttcTTCAGTACTGATATGTCTTTAAATTGCTAAAGGGTGCCATGTCATTAAACTTTTTCCTTATATCAACCCTGCTGATCCAAAACACCTCATCTATCTGAACCAACCCAGTTGATAAAGAAAAGTTCTCccaaccaattaaaattggTTCGTCGCTGACTTCCCTTAACTAAAAGACTCCTTTccccactctctctctctccgactattctctctctctagaactctcagTGAAGAACTCTAGGCTTCTACCTTCTTCTCTCTCGGTTTGATCATGTCTCAAAATGAATTTTTGACCATGCCTGAAACAAAGATTGCTCTCTCACGCTCTAAAGGATAAATCTCATCAGACCCAGAACCTCAATCCTCTCCCCCAAAAATTCATATTTCGTCAAATCAAGATCCTTCTACCACTCCCTCGAAACCCAAAAGTCTGAACTCCTCCAGGACTGGCAAGAGTCAGATTCGCAAAAAATTTATATCCTCTTCTAAAAATTCTCGTTACAAACCTATTGAGACTGTCGTGGAAGCTCTTCAATACATTGAGGACTtcgaagaaaaagaagaaaaagttgaGGACACGGAGGATCAAGTCAGTGCAAAGGAACATATCTCTACCAACGGAAATAAAATCTCTGAGGAAAACTTAAAGACATGTGGAATGGCGGAGAAGGGAGTAGAGAGTGGGATGTGTGGTGATGATGTTGTTCAACTAGTGGAAAAAGGCAACGGTGGAAGTCAGAAAGAAAAATTGTCAAGAGGAAAGTTTACAGAGAAATCTGGTCCCTCTACTCAAGAGAAGTCAAAGGATACTGGAGGGAAGAAAAGAACaatgtttttgagaaaaaggcTTATCGATGAGAAAATTGATCTACTGGAGAATATCGTGGTTTCCGAAGtcgagagagagaaaaaaaaaatcctactcaagagaaaagaaattccaaggaaagaagaaatgaaaaagagaaaGCATCTGAGGAGAAGGATGCACATTCCAATAAAAGGGGAGATCCTCATTTTCTAgagaaagaaaattcagttCAAAAGGATTACCTGATTACTCTGCAAAAAGATGAAGGCTCAGAGAATTAGAACTGCAGAGGCAAGAGAATCTGAGAAATCAAAAAGTGCTACTTGGGAGAGTATTTGATGAAAAGATCACTGAGTACAATGGAATGAATGAATTAGTAGTGATCGTTGAGTTCCAACAGTGGAGTCATCTTTTTGTTGCTCCTAGACTAAAAGTGTTTAGCAAAGGAGTAAAGGAATTTTATGCAAACCTATGTTATTCTGATGACTACACTACCTTGATATCTAATGAGAATGGATCTGAGATGGAATTGGATGAAGTAAGGCTGAGTAAATCCTCGATGTACCTACTGATGAAACAAAGTCTGTAGGGGGGAAAAGCCACTCAAGCCTTCAAGGACTTTATTGTTAAGCTCTAAGGCACAGCTACTGGAGAATGGCTCATCAAAAAACAACTCAAGCCTGAATATCAGCTTCTGTTCGAGCTAGTTAACAAAGTGTTGCTGCCAAGAACTGAGGGGAGAAGCAAAGCTATTATCACCTATCTGTATCTCCTTGAAGCTCTAGCAAATTATCAATCCGTTAGCTTTCCGTCTCTAATGATCGAGCACATAATTAAGGTCGTACATACAAACAAGGGTAGACATGGTCTTACTTGTGGTTTCTTCTTAACAAAGATCTTTAAACACTTTAGAGGGACAACTGGCAAGGTCACAAAGGGAACCCAGAAGCAGATGGTAACAATAACCACATTGCAGGAGTGTGAGTGTATACCCAAGAGGGGTGGGGTTGGACCTACTTCAACTATTTCAAGTCTAATTGATGCTCAAGAAAAAGCAATTGCTGAAATTGATAGGCTACGAACTGAAAATGTTCTCTTGAAGACTCAGTTGCTTGAGGAACTTGATCCATGCGCTAAACAAGAAGCGGCAAATACAAGGCTGAATACTGAAAATGAATGGTCGAAATAGCAGATTGGTGAGATCAAAGATCAGCTAGTCAGCTATCAGCGGGCAGCCAGCTTACGATTAGACAATCTTATCAAGGCCTTTGCCTCTGCCCTTTAGCCCTATTAATTCCATGATCTTCACATCTCCATACTCACATCCTCCTCCCGCTGTCTCAATATCTTTAAAGATTCCTTTTCTAATCTGGCTCTCTTTAGTGTTTTAATTATCATATGTTGTACCTGGAAAATTGCTATATATGTTGCCTTAAGTTGTCATTAATAATGGCTCACTCTGACGTTTTCTCTATTTAAAGGCAATAGCTAATCCTCTACTTGCTTTATCTCTTGCTCGTTATGTATTGATGTGCCTGGGCTTCTTCTATGAGAAAGCGGCACTGAAATCTTTTTAATAATGCCAAAAAGAGGAAGGCAATGTTGAATTAAGAGGATAAACATGCTGCTTTGCAAGGGGAACAAGTGGGAAGCTGGGTCTCAGGGGGAACATATTCtttgagtttgtcatcatcaaaaaggggaaaattgatagttccaagtgcattcgtgttttgatgattgtcaaactgtttcAGAACTGATGAGAGACCTGGTCTGAAATCTGCTCTTTGTGCACCTTGCACTGTCGGTAAAGACAACTGTAAAGTCGAGCCACTTGCTGCATACAAGTACAGCagtgagttggcccatgctttaggtcaaaattgAAGAGTGGTCTCTTTTCACCCTACATGCTCCCACTATAGATACAACATGATGGAaacatattgagtagacttgaaaacctaatctaaattgTGCAAAGCTACcgacacaagttctcaagatctctcaagaacaaagtcacATGAAAGTTGAAGAACCCGATCCAGACACAAGTTTTAGTTTAAGTTCTTTATACTGTTGTGAGTCTTTGTTCgtttgtgcttaaattgtaaaACTACTCTTCTCTTTAAAGGAAGCTATTTGTAGGTAGATCAAAAGTCTCAAAGTCAGCTTGCTGGAAGTGTGTTTCCGCaagcctttgagtggtacactaggctagagttagtctaggtgtattagtggtccttagctagagttagtcaagtagAGGTGCTTGCAATCGGAGTATTGTAAGTGTAGAGGGACTATGAGgattagttcctaggttacaaaAGTATTATTGTAAGGAtaagggattatgggagttagttcctagcttacgatagagttgtaacctgaagttgctcgtgtagtggagttgaaatcctactggggtaggtcgtgattttaaTCTCTTGAACAAGGGGTTTTCACGGTAACGTCATGTGCCCTTCACttattgcattgcataagggaactggtactcaACCAAGTCCCTTCATATTGTGTCTGGTGGATGCtaacatttcaacaacaatacatttcttcaaAGAGACTTGAATGAAGAGGTGTCTATGCAATTGCCGCAGGGTTTCAATACCAATTCAAGAACAGATGATCAGTTGCAAGTTGCTTGAGTCCTCATATGGGCTCAAGCAAGCATCTAGACAGTGGAATATTAAGTTGACTTTAGCCTTGGTGAACTCTGGCTTCACCCAAAGTCACTTGGATTATTCTTTATTTACTAAGCACAGTGAAGGCAAGAAGGTGTTTGTGTTGATCTATGTGGATAATCTGCTGATCACAGGAAATGATCTTAATCTTATTTAAGAGACAAAGTCCACTTAGCAGACTAACTTCAACATCAAGGATTTGGGTGATCTTAGATTCTTcttgagaatagaattttccaGAATTGAAAAGGTGATTTTGATGCGCCAATGAAAGTATGCTCTTGAGCTTATTTCAGAAATGGGACTGGCAGAAACCAAGCCTATTGGTACACCAGTTGAGGCTAATCAAAACTTACTTCTGCAGTTTTTTATCAGCATTTGAAGGATATGAAACAGCATTGAAGGACATGAAAAAAAGCTGATTTGAAGAATATCGAGGAAGACCCACTGCTGGATGATCCAGGTGCTTATCAAAGATTAGTAGGCAGATTATTGTATTTAACAGAGACCAAACCTGGTGTGTCATTTGCAGTTCAAAGTCTTAGTCAATTCATGCACTCTCCTAAGCTGTCTCACATGGAAGTTGCTATAAGAGTGGTAAGGTACATCAAACAGTCACCAGAAAAAGGAGTTCTTATGTCATCTAATGCTTCTAATCAATTGCATGCATACTGTGATGCTGATTGGGCCTCATGTCCTACAACTAGAAGATCAGTTAGTGGATATTTGATGAAGTTGGGAGATTCACTTATTTCATGGAAATCTAAAAAATATGCTACAATTTCTAGAAGTTTAGCTGAAGCAGAATACAGGAGTCTTGCATCTATGGTTGTTGAGATTGTTTAATGGTCATTCAATTACCAGTCAGTGTGTCATGTGATAGCAAGTCAGCTATCCAAATAGCAGAAAATCCTGTTTTTTATGAGAGAACTTAGCACATAGACATTGACTGTCATTTCATTAGAGAGAAAATTCAACTTGGACTGATACACACAATCTACTTAGCTTCTGCTAAGCAACCAGCTGACATTTCTTGAAGGATTACTAGCCGCATTCTTAATTGGCATCCAAGCTAGGACTCAAAGACATCTTTTTACCTCCTAGATTGAGGAAGTATGTTGAGCATAGTCCCGGATGAATGAGCTGTGTACAACTGTCGTAAAGGTTGTCAGGAGTTAGTTATATGAGTTAGTTATTAGTGTATAGATTTTACATTGTACTACATTCACTAGATTGTACTACAAGTTAGTTAGTGATTGTACTGCATTAGTATGAAGTTAGTTTGTTAGATGCCAACTGCATTATATAAGCAGTGTGTGCATATTGTAAACATTCAATTCATTCTTCCATCTCTATACTTCACTTCAATAATATCATCTTCCCTTTCTCCTGTCACACACTTCTCTCATTTACTTCTCTTCTGATCTCCATAATCTTTCTCGTTTAGTTCTTGTGATCAGCTGCTATGGCAGCTGGTTAACTAATTGATTCGGATACATTTCAATGGA is a window of Lycium ferocissimum isolate CSIRO_LF1 chromosome 12, AGI_CSIRO_Lferr_CH_V1, whole genome shotgun sequence DNA encoding:
- the LOC132039412 gene encoding uncharacterized mitochondrial protein AtMg00810-like, with the translated sequence MLLCKGNKWEAGTDERPGLKSALCAPCTVGKDNCKVEPLAAYKYSIQSLSQFMHSPKLSHMEVAIRVVRYIKQSPEKGVLMSSNASNQLHAYCDADWASCPTTRRSVSGYLMKLGDSLISWKSKKYATISRSLAEAEYRSLASMVVEIV